In one window of Opitutus sp. GAS368 DNA:
- a CDS encoding NAD-dependent epimerase/dehydratase family protein has translation MLLVRKNFPVFVTGASGFIGGKIAERLLADGRRVRVLARRPLPHLEALGAEVIPGDLDNPDALRRGCLGAETVFHVAGRVGVWGSRREFFAVNVGGTQNVIHACREAGVARLVYTSSPSVVYNGGDLAGIDESAPLCVQAPCGYPTSKAAAERVVLAAHGPSFATVALRPHLVWGPGDKNVVPRVLALAKAGRLKIIGSGRNRVDVTHISNVVDAHLLAEGALCNPIGYKGSGAPPPGGRAYFITNGEPVVLWDWINQLLRGVGITEITRHVPRPVAYAAGGLMEALWRMLPLPGEPPMTRFVAKEMATDHWFDISAARRDLGYHPLVTVADGTTELIEHLRRTTAG, from the coding sequence GTGCTCCTCGTCCGCAAAAACTTCCCCGTTTTCGTCACCGGCGCCAGCGGCTTCATCGGCGGCAAGATTGCCGAGCGGCTGCTCGCCGACGGGCGGCGCGTGCGCGTGCTGGCCCGCCGGCCGCTGCCGCACCTGGAGGCCCTTGGCGCCGAGGTGATCCCGGGCGATCTCGACAACCCCGATGCCCTGCGGCGCGGCTGCCTCGGCGCCGAGACCGTCTTCCACGTCGCCGGCCGCGTCGGCGTGTGGGGCTCCCGCCGGGAGTTCTTCGCGGTCAATGTCGGCGGCACGCAGAACGTGATCCATGCCTGCCGCGAAGCCGGCGTGGCGCGCCTAGTCTACACCAGCTCGCCCAGCGTAGTCTACAACGGCGGCGACCTGGCCGGCATCGACGAGTCCGCCCCGCTCTGCGTGCAGGCGCCGTGCGGCTATCCGACGAGCAAGGCCGCGGCCGAGCGTGTCGTGCTGGCGGCCCACGGCCCGAGCTTCGCCACGGTCGCGCTCCGGCCGCACCTCGTGTGGGGGCCGGGCGACAAAAACGTCGTGCCGCGCGTGCTGGCGCTGGCGAAGGCCGGCCGGCTGAAGATCATCGGCTCCGGCCGGAACCGGGTGGACGTGACCCATATCTCCAACGTCGTCGACGCCCATCTGCTCGCGGAAGGCGCGCTTTGTAACCCAATAGGCTACAAAGGATCCGGGGCCCCACCACCGGGTGGCCGCGCCTATTTCATCACCAACGGCGAACCTGTCGTCCTGTGGGACTGGATCAACCAGCTGCTGCGCGGCGTGGGCATTACGGAAATCACCCGCCACGTCCCGCGACCGGTGGCCTATGCCGCCGGTGGCCTGATGGAAGCCCTCTGGCGCATGCTGCCGCTCCCGGGCGAGCCGCCGATGACGCGCTTTGTCGCCAAGGAAATGGCGACGGACCACTGGTTCGACATCTCCGCCGCGCGCCGCGACCTCGGTTATCATCCGCTGGTCACCGTGGCCGACGGCACCACGGAGCTGATCGAGCACCTGCGGCGGACCACCGCTGGCTGA
- a CDS encoding GNAT family protein, with amino-acid sequence MFSRKLNPGLELRPLQPVDAAALFAVVDAHRASLREWLPWVDATNTVADSAAYIAGTVRDDRETRAFTCGIWSLGRLVGVIGHNRIDWANRIGFPAYWIAPDSAGQGIMTQCCRVVIEHAFTELQLKQLVVAAATGNTRAQKIPMRLGFKQVSMLKKAEWLYGRHVDHFIYSLAAPKP; translated from the coding sequence GTGTTCTCCCGCAAATTAAACCCCGGCCTCGAGCTGCGCCCGCTGCAACCCGTCGACGCCGCGGCACTTTTCGCTGTCGTTGACGCGCACCGGGCCAGCCTGCGCGAGTGGCTGCCTTGGGTGGACGCCACCAACACGGTCGCCGACAGCGCGGCCTACATCGCCGGCACCGTGCGCGACGACCGGGAGACGCGCGCCTTCACCTGTGGCATCTGGTCTCTGGGCCGGCTGGTGGGCGTCATCGGCCACAACCGGATCGACTGGGCCAACCGCATCGGCTTTCCGGCCTATTGGATCGCGCCCGACAGCGCCGGGCAGGGCATCATGACCCAATGCTGCCGCGTTGTGATTGAGCACGCGTTCACGGAGTTGCAACTCAAGCAGCTCGTCGTCGCCGCGGCCACGGGCAACACCCGGGCGCAAAAAATCCCGATGCGGCTGGGCTTCAAGCAGGTGAGCATGCTGAAAAAGGCCGAGTGGCTCTACGGCCGCCACGTGGACCACTTCATCTACAGCCTGGCGGCGCCGAAGCCGTAA
- a CDS encoding RNA methyltransferase: MVSPEKITSLQNPRVKQLVKLRERRDRDEAGLFLVEGYREIRRALEKGVRPKELYFSPEWFLGENEPALIEQAQQAGAQLFELSKDAFAKVAYRERPDGLLAVAPQWKHGLTDLTLSPRPFLLVVESIEKPGNLGTILRSADAAGCDAVIVCDAVTDIFNPNVVRASTGVLFSVPIVVADSASVHSFLVEKGIRVVATTPDTPNLYSHADLRGPLAIVMGSEQYGLSQFWLKESNLLVRIPMAGQADSLNVAMATIITLFEAVRQRTADRSTQH, translated from the coding sequence GTGGTTTCTCCCGAAAAGATCACCAGCCTCCAGAACCCCCGGGTCAAACAGCTCGTCAAGCTGCGCGAGCGCCGCGACCGCGACGAGGCCGGCCTGTTCCTCGTTGAGGGCTACCGCGAGATCCGCCGGGCGCTGGAGAAGGGCGTCCGGCCCAAGGAGCTGTATTTCAGCCCCGAGTGGTTTCTGGGCGAGAATGAGCCCGCGCTCATCGAGCAGGCGCAGCAGGCCGGGGCCCAGCTGTTCGAGCTGTCGAAGGATGCCTTTGCCAAGGTCGCCTACCGCGAGCGCCCCGACGGCCTGCTCGCCGTGGCGCCGCAGTGGAAGCACGGCCTGACCGACCTGACGCTGTCGCCCCGCCCCTTCCTGCTGGTCGTCGAATCAATCGAGAAACCCGGCAACCTCGGCACGATCCTGCGCAGCGCGGACGCCGCCGGCTGCGACGCCGTGATCGTGTGCGACGCGGTGACCGACATTTTCAACCCCAACGTCGTGCGCGCCTCGACGGGGGTGCTGTTCTCCGTGCCGATCGTGGTGGCGGACAGCGCCTCGGTGCACTCGTTCCTGGTGGAGAAAGGCATCCGGGTGGTGGCAACCACGCCGGATACGCCGAATCTCTACTCGCACGCCGACCTGCGCGGCCCGCTGGCGATCGTCATGGGCAGCGAGCAATACGGGCTCAGCCAGTTCTGGCTCAAGGAAAGTAACCTGCTCGTGCGCATTCCGATGGCCGGCCAGGCCGACTCGCTCAACGTCGCCATGGCGACGATCATCACGCTCTTCGAGGCGGTCCGCCAACGAACCGCTGATCGTTCCACCCAACACTAA
- a CDS encoding class I SAM-dependent RNA methyltransferase has translation MCSVVKNRKFNDQPFPYHHELEMEIATLTNLGVGLGRVALPGDGQDKSRAGSSQQRDPSGGWVVMVPFTLPGEKVRARVYRNHKNYSEADLLAVLTPSPHRIAPKCPLFGSCGGCQYQHLTYAEQLVWKRRQVAELLKYMAGVEFSVMPVIGSPREFGYRSKLTPHFHAGRANPPDEPRLVGTTRPTAQPIGFLKQGTRFDIIDVPTCPIATPEINEKLTEVRAKTQARLAAGEYKRDSTLLLRHAQEGVVTDYDAVIHEVLGVEPDLRAGLAASTANPSGGRVPPKQPLRLHFLARDFFQNNPFILPAFTGYVREQAAGSGAKFLVDAYCGSGLFALSCAPAFTRVTGIELSETSVKFATENAAANGIANTTFRAGDAAQIFAGLDFAPADTAVVIDPPRKGCDESFLHQLFAFGPRAVVYVSCDPATQMRDLKGFLAAGYRLTAVQPFDLFPQTRHLECVITLVKGG, from the coding sequence GTGTGTTCCGTGGTTAAAAACCGAAAATTCAACGACCAGCCCTTCCCCTATCACCACGAGCTGGAGATGGAGATCGCCACGCTGACCAACCTCGGCGTCGGCCTCGGCCGCGTTGCTTTGCCTGGCGACGGCCAGGACAAATCCCGGGCTGGCAGCAGCCAGCAACGGGACCCTTCCGGCGGCTGGGTCGTCATGGTTCCCTTCACCCTGCCGGGGGAGAAAGTGCGCGCCCGCGTCTACCGCAACCACAAGAACTACTCCGAGGCCGACCTGCTCGCCGTCCTCACGCCTTCGCCACACCGCATCGCCCCGAAGTGTCCGCTGTTCGGCTCGTGCGGTGGCTGCCAATACCAGCACCTGACCTACGCCGAGCAGCTGGTCTGGAAACGCCGGCAGGTTGCGGAGCTGTTGAAATACATGGCGGGCGTGGAGTTCTCCGTAATGCCCGTCATCGGTTCGCCCCGCGAGTTCGGCTACCGTTCGAAGCTCACGCCGCATTTTCATGCGGGTAGGGCGAATCCTCCGGATGAGCCGCGGCTCGTCGGGACGACTCGCCCTACCGCCCAGCCCATCGGCTTTCTGAAGCAAGGCACCCGATTCGATATCATTGATGTTCCGACCTGCCCCATCGCCACTCCCGAGATCAACGAGAAACTGACCGAGGTGCGGGCCAAAACCCAGGCGCGGCTTGCCGCTGGCGAATACAAACGCGACTCGACGCTGCTTCTCCGGCACGCCCAAGAAGGGGTCGTCACGGATTACGACGCGGTGATTCACGAGGTGCTCGGGGTGGAGCCTGACCTCCGGGCAGGCTTGGCCGCGTCTACCGCAAACCCGTCCGGAGGCCGGGTTCCACCCAAGCAGCCGCTCCGCCTCCATTTCCTCGCCCGCGACTTTTTCCAGAACAACCCGTTCATCCTGCCGGCGTTCACGGGCTACGTCCGCGAGCAGGCCGCCGGCAGCGGGGCGAAGTTCCTCGTCGACGCCTACTGCGGCAGCGGGCTGTTTGCGCTGAGCTGCGCGCCGGCCTTCACGCGGGTGACGGGCATCGAGCTGAGCGAAACCTCGGTGAAGTTCGCCACGGAGAACGCCGCGGCCAATGGCATTGCCAACACCACTTTCCGCGCCGGCGACGCCGCGCAGATCTTCGCCGGGCTGGATTTCGCGCCGGCCGACACCGCCGTGGTCATCGACCCGCCCCGCAAGGGCTGCGACGAGTCCTTCCTCCACCAGCTCTTCGCCTTCGGCCCGCGCGCCGTGGTCTATGTGTCCTGCGACCCGGCGACGCAGATGCGCGACCTCAAGGGCTTCCTCGCCGCGGGCTACCGGCTCACGGCCGTGCAGCCCTTCGACCTTTTTCCGCAGACGCGCCACCTCGAGTGCGTGATCACGCTGGTGAAGGGCGGATAA
- a CDS encoding S9 family peptidase: MKSPRVIALLLTLALSVTVVGADKRPLTPQDLWAVKRLSSPAVSPDGKTVVFTVQEWSIEKNKSTSNLWLVDTAGGAPRRLTTAAGTDNAAAWSPDGTRLAFTSKRGDDEAASLYVMHIDGGEPEKILELPFGVSSPKWLPDGSGLVVVTTVIPELAGTFAKADLAAMKKEIKRRKDSKMTAHVTENRQYRYFDHYITDSAANRLLVVSLATKEIKDLTPKWDRLFTVSGEVAYDLSPDGRWIALTINTTPPPYRDYPNHDVYLLPTDGSGTLKNLTPENRGDDGNAVFAPDGKSIIFGRQETPYYSGEFTKLWRHDLATGKNTPLTEALDYSIDGVKFSPDGKTLWAAVEAKGVVPVFKLNADGTGLTAVYSQGTSSALDVAAGTLVFLNDNTSRPNELFALDPATGAVRQLTHINDAYMAQINLGKVESYWFEGANHEQIHGWLVYPPDYDATKRYPLIELMHGGPHTMNRDSWSYRWNTQLFAAPGYIVTWVNRHGSTGFSEQFCRSILNQWGDMPFEDIMKSADFLIKKLPNIDPDRLAAAGASYGGYMAAWVLGHTDRFKCIIDHAGVNSSYAQYATDVPHGFPEVMGGKPWDNVEGLQKENPMFYAKNFKTPTLVICGEIDYRVPYGNGLELYGVLQAMNVPSRLMVFPDENHWVLHPQNAIYWHWEMQNWLSRYIGGKPVIEKPVFDSETK, from the coding sequence ATGAAATCCCCTCGCGTCATCGCGTTGCTCCTCACGCTGGCGTTGTCCGTCACGGTCGTCGGCGCGGACAAGCGACCCCTCACCCCGCAGGACCTCTGGGCCGTCAAGCGCCTCAGCAGCCCGGCGGTTTCCCCCGACGGCAAGACCGTCGTGTTCACCGTCCAGGAATGGTCGATCGAGAAGAACAAGAGCACGTCGAACCTCTGGCTGGTCGACACGGCCGGCGGCGCCCCGCGCCGGCTGACCACCGCGGCCGGCACCGACAACGCCGCCGCGTGGAGCCCCGACGGCACGCGTCTGGCCTTCACCTCGAAGCGCGGGGACGACGAGGCCGCCTCGCTCTACGTGATGCACATCGACGGGGGCGAACCGGAGAAGATCCTCGAACTGCCCTTCGGCGTCTCGAGCCCCAAGTGGCTGCCCGACGGCTCGGGCCTCGTGGTCGTCACCACGGTGATCCCCGAGCTGGCCGGCACGTTCGCCAAGGCCGACCTCGCGGCCATGAAGAAGGAGATCAAGCGCCGCAAGGACTCCAAGATGACGGCTCACGTCACCGAGAACCGCCAATACCGCTACTTCGACCACTACATCACCGACAGCGCCGCGAACCGGCTGCTGGTCGTCTCGCTCGCCACGAAGGAGATCAAGGACCTCACGCCGAAGTGGGACCGGCTCTTCACGGTCAGCGGCGAAGTCGCCTACGATCTCTCGCCCGACGGCAGGTGGATCGCGCTGACGATCAACACCACGCCCCCGCCTTACCGCGACTATCCCAATCACGACGTCTATCTGCTGCCCACCGACGGTTCGGGCACCCTGAAGAACCTGACACCGGAGAACCGCGGCGACGACGGCAACGCGGTCTTCGCCCCGGATGGCAAATCGATCATCTTCGGCCGGCAGGAAACGCCCTATTACAGCGGCGAGTTCACCAAGCTCTGGCGGCACGACCTCGCGACTGGCAAAAACACCCCGCTCACCGAGGCGCTCGACTACTCGATCGACGGCGTGAAGTTCTCCCCCGACGGGAAAACCCTCTGGGCGGCCGTCGAGGCCAAGGGCGTGGTGCCGGTCTTCAAGCTCAACGCCGACGGCACCGGCCTCACTGCGGTCTACTCGCAGGGCACGTCCAGCGCCCTCGACGTCGCCGCCGGCACGCTGGTGTTCCTCAACGACAACACCAGCCGGCCCAACGAACTCTTCGCCCTCGACCCGGCGACCGGGGCCGTCCGCCAGCTCACGCACATCAACGACGCCTACATGGCGCAGATCAACCTCGGCAAGGTCGAGAGCTACTGGTTCGAGGGCGCCAACCACGAGCAGATTCACGGCTGGCTCGTCTATCCCCCGGATTACGACGCCACCAAGAGATACCCGCTCATCGAGCTGATGCACGGCGGCCCGCACACGATGAACCGCGACAGCTGGAGCTACCGCTGGAACACGCAGCTCTTCGCCGCGCCGGGCTACATCGTCACCTGGGTCAACCGCCACGGCTCGACGGGCTTCAGCGAGCAGTTCTGTCGCAGCATCCTCAACCAGTGGGGCGACATGCCGTTCGAGGACATCATGAAGAGCGCCGACTTCCTGATAAAGAAGCTGCCCAACATCGATCCGGATCGGCTGGCCGCGGCCGGCGCCAGCTACGGCGGCTACATGGCCGCGTGGGTGCTTGGCCACACCGACCGATTCAAGTGCATCATCGACCACGCCGGCGTGAACAGCTCCTACGCCCAATACGCGACCGACGTGCCGCACGGCTTCCCCGAAGTCATGGGCGGCAAGCCCTGGGACAACGTCGAGGGCCTGCAGAAGGAAAACCCGATGTTCTATGCGAAGAACTTCAAGACCCCGACCCTCGTTATCTGCGGAGAAATCGACTACCGAGTGCCCTATGGCAACGGCCTTGAGCTTTACGGCGTGCTTCAGGCGATGAACGTGCCGAGCCGACTCATGGTGTTCCCTGACGAAAATCACTGGGTGCTGCACCCGCAGAACGCCATCTACTGGCACTGGGAGATGCAGAACTGGCTCAGCCGCTACATTGGCGGCAAGCCCGTGATCGAGAAGCCGGTGTTCGATTCGGAAACAAAATAA
- a CDS encoding adenylate/guanylate cyclase domain-containing protein codes for MALGTSSPLGPGQRSLAAIVFTDVVSFSARMQADEETTLTLLQRDFDAMREVCVQHQGSVLKTTGDGLLLYFSSAVQAVACALAMQRFFAEQAKTRPAAQSLVHRLGIHLGDVFVNEQDVMGDGVNIAARLQAEAEPGGICISQTVYDVVKNKLALHVIRLSPRELKNISQHIPIYKLLLEAAAAETGTEEAYPEEPAPAGKGPAKRLSPGMKIALAAVLGAALAGLIGLAGFSWLQERREAARAEAAQNAMAATIAEATADATSRERVANTLAAWRSELQDQRSTAAEEYNFAELAKGVRDPRSPVAGKPEAQLRLQVLARMQGLFGWLATALQRYNRDSPLIVHELSGTAPKEIRVFVGIDRQLYYAEGGATRQRNWAELQPPTLAAIIAGALHDAQPFPPRDAVLGAQAFAGFYQLPELLEALRKARPKRPGK; via the coding sequence ATGGCCCTTGGCACCTCCAGTCCTCTCGGCCCCGGCCAACGCTCGCTTGCGGCCATTGTCTTCACGGACGTCGTGAGCTTCAGCGCCCGGATGCAGGCGGACGAGGAAACGACCCTGACCCTGCTGCAGCGCGACTTCGATGCCATGCGCGAAGTCTGCGTGCAACACCAGGGCTCCGTGCTGAAGACCACCGGCGACGGGCTGCTGCTGTATTTTTCGAGCGCCGTGCAGGCGGTCGCCTGCGCCCTGGCCATGCAGCGGTTCTTCGCCGAGCAGGCCAAGACCCGCCCCGCCGCCCAGAGCCTCGTCCACCGTCTCGGCATCCATCTCGGCGACGTCTTCGTCAACGAGCAGGACGTGATGGGCGACGGCGTGAACATTGCGGCGCGGCTGCAGGCCGAAGCCGAGCCCGGCGGCATCTGCATTTCCCAGACGGTCTACGATGTCGTGAAGAACAAGCTGGCGCTGCACGTCATCCGGCTGAGCCCGCGCGAGCTGAAGAACATCTCGCAGCACATCCCGATCTACAAGCTGCTGCTCGAGGCCGCGGCCGCCGAGACCGGGACCGAGGAGGCCTATCCCGAGGAGCCGGCGCCTGCCGGCAAGGGGCCCGCGAAGCGGCTCAGCCCGGGCATGAAAATCGCCCTGGCCGCCGTGCTGGGCGCGGCCTTGGCCGGCCTCATCGGGCTGGCGGGGTTCTCCTGGCTGCAGGAGAGAAGGGAAGCCGCGCGGGCCGAGGCCGCCCAAAACGCGATGGCCGCGACCATCGCCGAGGCGACGGCGGATGCCACCAGCCGCGAACGCGTCGCCAACACCCTGGCCGCCTGGCGCAGTGAGTTGCAGGACCAGCGGTCGACCGCGGCGGAGGAATACAATTTTGCCGAGCTGGCGAAGGGCGTGCGCGACCCCCGGTCCCCGGTGGCGGGCAAGCCCGAGGCCCAGCTCCGCCTCCAGGTGCTGGCGCGGATGCAGGGGCTCTTCGGCTGGCTGGCCACGGCGCTGCAACGCTACAACCGCGACAGCCCGCTGATCGTCCACGAACTGTCCGGCACCGCGCCGAAGGAAATCCGCGTTTTCGTGGGCATCGACCGGCAGCTCTATTACGCCGAGGGCGGTGCCACCCGCCAGCGCAACTGGGCGGAACTCCAGCCGCCGACCCTGGCCGCGATCATCGCCGGCGCGCTGCATGACGCGCAGCCCTTCCCGCCGCGCGACGCGGTGCTGGGCGCGCAGGCCTTCGCCGGGTTCTACCAGTTGCCCGAACTGCTGGAGGCCTTGCGCAAGGCCCGGCCCAAGCGTCCCGGCAAGTGA
- a CDS encoding ATP-binding protein, producing the protein MSAKKAKPSPAKAVAHPPDLPAALPPAIAALTGTLATLGDATVVTTDGWQGGGVEILVANEKFAELTGYPAAGLTGQNTRLLHGPRTDLLAPGATQGDRATRLAAGEGWLYRRDGTVFYGAWNFSPIIFQGRPSGCLVGIYRDVSENRRLREALLQSQKLDTVGLLAGGVAHDFNNLLSIINGYCEILSGKLAAVPHAQKDLQEIHRAGLKASALARQILEFSRRQETEVKVVNFNTLIREIAEIVRRVAGEEIAVELRLASDLGNARIDPAHFQRVLLNLCFNAHEAMPRGGKLTIRTCNHRVASAADRRVPEMTDGLYAVMQVTDTGLGIEPVVLRNIFEPFFTTKAHGTGLGLPTVLGIVRENGGHVAVQSRLGAGTTFEIFLPETAEPEQTSVTKLGALPAMRGTENVLIIEADDILRKMIAGILATDGYRVTEAATPEAAAAALAQTNLSPQLVLVHSHTKAGAALVRRLHAANPRLRVISTSATSPAALPPDFPPGALVHLPKPFALSTLLLKARSLLDAAGN; encoded by the coding sequence ATGTCCGCCAAGAAAGCGAAACCGTCCCCGGCCAAGGCGGTCGCCCATCCGCCGGACCTGCCGGCGGCGCTCCCGCCGGCCATCGCCGCGTTGACCGGCACGCTGGCCACCCTCGGCGACGCCACGGTGGTCACCACCGACGGCTGGCAGGGCGGCGGCGTGGAGATACTGGTGGCCAACGAGAAATTTGCGGAGCTGACCGGCTATCCCGCGGCGGGTCTGACGGGACAGAACACGCGTTTGTTGCACGGCCCGCGCACCGACCTGCTGGCGCCCGGGGCGACCCAAGGCGACCGGGCCACCCGCCTGGCGGCGGGCGAAGGCTGGCTTTACCGCCGGGACGGGACGGTTTTCTACGGTGCGTGGAATTTTTCCCCCATCATCTTCCAGGGCCGGCCCAGCGGCTGCCTGGTCGGCATCTACCGCGATGTATCCGAGAACCGGCGTCTGCGCGAAGCGCTGCTGCAGTCGCAGAAGCTCGACACCGTCGGCCTGCTGGCGGGCGGCGTGGCGCACGACTTCAACAACCTGCTTTCCATCATCAACGGCTACTGCGAGATCCTCAGCGGCAAGCTCGCGGCCGTGCCCCACGCGCAGAAGGATCTGCAGGAAATTCACCGCGCCGGCCTCAAGGCCTCGGCCCTGGCCCGCCAGATCCTCGAGTTCAGCCGCCGGCAGGAAACCGAGGTCAAGGTCGTCAACTTCAACACGCTCATCCGCGAGATCGCCGAGATCGTCCGCCGGGTCGCGGGCGAGGAGATCGCGGTGGAGCTGCGGCTCGCCTCCGACCTCGGCAACGCCCGCATCGACCCCGCGCACTTTCAGCGGGTGCTGCTCAACCTCTGCTTCAACGCCCACGAGGCCATGCCGCGCGGCGGCAAGCTCACCATCCGCACCTGCAACCACCGGGTCGCTTCCGCCGCCGACCGCCGCGTGCCGGAAATGACCGACGGGCTCTACGCGGTCATGCAGGTCACCGACACCGGCCTCGGCATCGAGCCGGTGGTGCTGCGGAACATCTTCGAGCCCTTCTTCACGACCAAGGCCCACGGCACCGGCCTCGGCCTGCCGACGGTGCTCGGCATCGTCCGGGAAAACGGCGGGCACGTCGCGGTGCAGAGCCGGCTTGGCGCCGGCACCACCTTCGAGATCTTCCTGCCCGAGACCGCGGAACCCGAGCAGACCTCCGTCACCAAGCTCGGCGCCCTGCCGGCCATGCGCGGCACGGAGAACGTCCTCATCATCGAGGCCGACGACATCCTGCGCAAGATGATCGCCGGCATCCTCGCCACCGACGGCTACCGCGTGACCGAGGCGGCCACCCCCGAGGCCGCCGCCGCCGCGCTCGCGCAGACGAATCTGTCGCCCCAACTCGTGCTGGTGCACAGCCACACCAAGGCCGGCGCGGCTCTGGTGCGCCGGCTGCATGCCGCCAATCCGCGGCTCCGCGTGATCAGCACCTCGGCCACGTCGCCCGCCGCCCTCCCGCCGGATTTCCCGCCCGGGGCGCTGGTCCACCTGCCCAAGCCCTTTGCCCTGAGCACGCTGCTCCTCAAGGCCCGCAGCCTGCTTGATGCGGCGGGAAATTGA
- a CDS encoding S9 family peptidase yields MIPSTYSLRAAAWLAGLLLLPAAARAAESLIPVETFFSLPAISGPELSPDGTKIAFLFPKDHRMAIGLFNRQTNEARMILEGVDESIMFFHWKGNEHLVFGADVNGSESYFIGVSDLTGKKVQRLAESLRRGDPDTIYGSMARIVSLLPEDPENIILEGTFVSNPDNLVWLNTTGEIVRYNFRTQSRTHLIGMADSVDTKFEDFVADNTGVLRLALRRKNHEIAWLIRPDSKSRFSEIAKSPEHGYAEQWEPLEFAADNTTLWILSREEQDRGALYAYDTVTGQHGAALFVPPEGEIDHIVTDYHRQHLLGVAYLSDRIHYHWFDAGRQLLQGKLEKTFSGKACHIVSSSADDTVHLVRVSSDCDPGAYYVLDLKHPALVQFKRIRPDIDPDKMQPMHTFTFKTRDGLELQGYLTLPTGAEGRRVPLIVHPHGGPFGVRDAWGYNGEVQFLVSRGYAVLQVNYRGSGGYGRDFIDKGRCQWGRAMQDDLSDAVKWAVGQGIADPARIAIYGASYGGYAALAGVTLTPELYCCAVNYVGPSDLNITFKNLGDDAFRTDQDFSYQNAWVGSDKAYRDATSPVNLVENIRVPTLHVYGINDPRVRIDHWKRLETQLKKYHKPYETLTEEHQGHGFRDELASIHFYKTMEAFFARNLAPERPVAAGSKP; encoded by the coding sequence ATGATCCCCTCCACCTATTCGCTCCGTGCGGCAGCTTGGTTGGCCGGGCTGCTTCTTCTGCCCGCTGCCGCCCGCGCGGCCGAGTCCCTCATCCCCGTCGAAACATTCTTCAGCCTGCCGGCCATCAGCGGTCCGGAACTCTCGCCCGACGGCACCAAAATTGCGTTCCTGTTTCCCAAGGACCACCGGATGGCGATCGGACTGTTCAACCGCCAGACCAACGAGGCGCGGATGATACTGGAAGGCGTGGATGAGAGCATCATGTTCTTTCACTGGAAAGGAAACGAGCACCTGGTCTTCGGTGCCGACGTCAACGGCAGCGAGTCCTATTTCATTGGCGTGAGCGACTTGACGGGGAAGAAGGTTCAGCGCCTGGCGGAGTCTCTCCGCCGCGGCGACCCGGACACGATTTACGGCAGCATGGCCAGAATCGTGAGCCTGCTGCCCGAAGATCCGGAGAACATCATCCTGGAAGGCACCTTTGTAAGCAACCCGGACAACCTTGTGTGGCTTAACACGACCGGAGAGATTGTGCGCTACAATTTCCGGACACAGTCCCGCACTCATCTCATTGGCATGGCCGATTCGGTGGACACGAAATTTGAGGATTTCGTAGCGGACAATACGGGCGTGCTGCGGCTCGCGCTGCGTCGCAAGAATCATGAGATTGCCTGGTTGATCCGACCGGACAGCAAGTCGCGGTTTAGTGAGATCGCGAAATCGCCCGAGCACGGTTATGCCGAACAGTGGGAGCCGCTGGAGTTCGCCGCGGACAACACCACCCTTTGGATTCTTTCCCGCGAAGAACAAGATCGGGGAGCGCTCTACGCCTATGACACCGTGACCGGACAGCACGGTGCGGCGCTCTTTGTCCCACCGGAGGGAGAAATCGATCACATTGTCACCGATTATCACCGCCAGCACCTGCTGGGAGTCGCCTATTTGTCCGATCGCATCCATTATCATTGGTTCGATGCCGGGCGACAGTTGCTGCAAGGAAAGCTGGAGAAGACCTTTAGTGGCAAAGCCTGTCACATCGTCAGCAGTTCAGCCGACGACACCGTGCATCTCGTCCGGGTCTCCAGCGACTGCGATCCGGGGGCCTATTATGTGCTCGATCTCAAGCACCCGGCCTTGGTGCAATTCAAGCGCATCCGGCCTGATATCGATCCGGACAAAATGCAGCCGATGCACACCTTCACCTTCAAGACGCGCGACGGGCTTGAGTTGCAGGGTTATCTGACGCTGCCGACGGGTGCCGAGGGCCGGCGGGTGCCGCTCATTGTGCATCCGCACGGCGGTCCCTTTGGTGTGCGGGATGCATGGGGTTACAACGGCGAGGTGCAGTTTTTGGTCAGCCGCGGCTATGCCGTGCTGCAGGTCAACTATCGCGGCTCCGGTGGCTACGGACGGGATTTCATCGACAAGGGCCGGTGCCAGTGGGGTCGCGCCATGCAGGATGACTTGAGCGATGCCGTCAAATGGGCGGTCGGCCAGGGAATTGCCGATCCCGCGAGAATCGCGATTTATGGCGCAAGCTACGGCGGCTACGCGGCACTGGCCGGCGTCACGCTTACACCCGAGCTCTACTGCTGCGCGGTCAATTATGTCGGGCCGTCTGACCTCAACATCACTTTCAAGAACCTGGGTGACGATGCCTTCAGGACCGATCAGGATTTCAGTTATCAAAACGCCTGGGTCGGTTCAGACAAGGCGTATCGCGATGCGACGTCGCCGGTGAATTTGGTGGAAAATATCCGGGTCCCCACGTTGCACGTCTACGGCATCAATGATCCCCGGGTGCGCATCGATCATTGGAAGCGGTTGGAGACGCAGTTGAAAAAATATCACAAGCCCTACGAGACCCTCACCGAAGAGCATCAGGGCCACGGATTCCGCGACGAACTGGCGTCGATTCACTTCTACAAGACGATGGAAGCTTTTTTCGCGCGGAACCTGGCGCCGGAACGCCCCGTCGCGGCCGGGTCGAAGCCCTGA